A region of the Acidimicrobiales bacterium genome:
GGCCTCGTTGCGGTAGGCGGCCGGAACCTCGTCGGCGCTGCGGGGCAGGTCCCGGATGTGGCCGACCGACGACTCGACGACGTAGTCGGAGCCGAGCAGGC
Encoded here:
- a CDS encoding toprim domain-containing protein, with the translated sequence MTPPAAKAGTGKPLVIVESPAKARTISGLLGSDYVVESSVGHIRDLPRSADEVPAAYRNEA